A genomic region of Carassius carassius chromosome 13, fCarCar2.1, whole genome shotgun sequence contains the following coding sequences:
- the LOC132156029 gene encoding galactosylgalactosylxylosylprotein 3-beta-glucuronosyltransferase 1-like isoform X2, which translates to MPKRRDILAIVLIVLPWTLLITVWHQSAIAPLFAIRKDDGTETRHDTGPATDSKEYCSQDKDIVEVVRTEYVYTRPPPWSDVLPTIHVITPTYSRPVQKAELTRLANTFLHVPNLHWILVEDSQRRTPLVTRLLRETGLNYTHLNVETPRNYKLRGDTRDPRIPRGTMQRNLALRWLRETFKSNSSQAGIVYFADDDNTYSLELFEEMRSTRKVSVWPVAFVGGLRYESPKVNAAGKVYGWKTVFDPHRPFAIDMAGFAINLRLILFKPQAYFKLRGVKGGYQESSLLRELVTLSDLEPKAANCTKILVWHTRTEKPVLVNEGKKGFTDPNVEI; encoded by the exons ATGCCGAAGAGAAGAGATATTCTTGCCATCGTGTTGATTGTGTTACCATGGACCCTCCTCATCACTGTGTGGCACCAAAGTGCAATTGCCCCCCTGTTTGCCATCCGAAAGG ATGACGGGACAGAGACTAGGCACGACACTGGACCAGCCACAGACTCAAAGGAATATTGCTCACAGGACAAGGACATAGTGGAGGTGGTCCGTACAGAATACGTGTACACAAGACCTCCTCCCTGGTCCGATGTATTGCCCACCATCCATGTCATCACTCCGACATACAGCCGCCCCGTGCAGAAGGCCGAGCTAACACGATTGGCTAACACCTTCCTCCATGTGCCCAACCTGCACTGGATTCTGGTCGAGGACTCTCAGAGGAGAACTCCTCTGGTCACGAGGCTTCTGAGGGAAACGGGGCTGAATTACACACACCTCAATGTGGAGACCCCACGGAACTACAAGCTGCGAGGGGACACGAGAGATCCCAGGATTCCACGTGGCACCATGCAAAGAAACCTGGCTCTGAGATGGCTACGGGAGACCTTCAAATCCAACAGCAGCCAGGCAGGAATCGTCTACTTTGCTGATGACGATAATACATACAGCTTGGAGCTGTTTGAGGAG ATGCGATCAACTCGTAAAGTATCAGTGTGGCCTGTAGCATTTGTTGGAGGTTTACGATACGAGTCTCCAAAGGTCAACGCAGCAGGAAAAGTGTACGGGTGGAAAACAGTATTCGACCCTCACCGGCCCTTTGCCATTGACATGGCAGGGTTTGCTATCAACCTGCGACTCATTCTGTTTAAGCCTCAGGCCTACTTCAAGTTACGAGGGGTGAAGGGAGGCTATCAGGAGAGCAGCCTTCTCAGAGAGCTGGTCACTCTCAGTGACCTGGAACCCAAAGCGGCCAACTGCACTAAG attcTTGTGTGGCACACACGAACAGAAAAACCTGTCCTGGTGAACGAAGGAAAGAAAGGCTTTACAGACCCAAACGTGGAGATCTGA
- the LOC132156029 gene encoding galactosylgalactosylxylosylprotein 3-beta-glucuronosyltransferase 1-like isoform X1: MPKRRDILAIVLIVLPWTLLITVWHQSAIAPLFAIRKVCHHLVKEILIIPERLTIHRQRLADDGTETRHDTGPATDSKEYCSQDKDIVEVVRTEYVYTRPPPWSDVLPTIHVITPTYSRPVQKAELTRLANTFLHVPNLHWILVEDSQRRTPLVTRLLRETGLNYTHLNVETPRNYKLRGDTRDPRIPRGTMQRNLALRWLRETFKSNSSQAGIVYFADDDNTYSLELFEEMRSTRKVSVWPVAFVGGLRYESPKVNAAGKVYGWKTVFDPHRPFAIDMAGFAINLRLILFKPQAYFKLRGVKGGYQESSLLRELVTLSDLEPKAANCTKILVWHTRTEKPVLVNEGKKGFTDPNVEI, encoded by the exons ATGCCGAAGAGAAGAGATATTCTTGCCATCGTGTTGATTGTGTTACCATGGACCCTCCTCATCACTGTGTGGCACCAAAGTGCAATTGCCCCCCTGTTTGCCATCCGAAAGG TCTGTCACCATCTAGTAAAAGAGATCTTAATCATACCAGAGCGTCTAACCATCCACCGGCAACGGCTAGCAG ATGACGGGACAGAGACTAGGCACGACACTGGACCAGCCACAGACTCAAAGGAATATTGCTCACAGGACAAGGACATAGTGGAGGTGGTCCGTACAGAATACGTGTACACAAGACCTCCTCCCTGGTCCGATGTATTGCCCACCATCCATGTCATCACTCCGACATACAGCCGCCCCGTGCAGAAGGCCGAGCTAACACGATTGGCTAACACCTTCCTCCATGTGCCCAACCTGCACTGGATTCTGGTCGAGGACTCTCAGAGGAGAACTCCTCTGGTCACGAGGCTTCTGAGGGAAACGGGGCTGAATTACACACACCTCAATGTGGAGACCCCACGGAACTACAAGCTGCGAGGGGACACGAGAGATCCCAGGATTCCACGTGGCACCATGCAAAGAAACCTGGCTCTGAGATGGCTACGGGAGACCTTCAAATCCAACAGCAGCCAGGCAGGAATCGTCTACTTTGCTGATGACGATAATACATACAGCTTGGAGCTGTTTGAGGAG ATGCGATCAACTCGTAAAGTATCAGTGTGGCCTGTAGCATTTGTTGGAGGTTTACGATACGAGTCTCCAAAGGTCAACGCAGCAGGAAAAGTGTACGGGTGGAAAACAGTATTCGACCCTCACCGGCCCTTTGCCATTGACATGGCAGGGTTTGCTATCAACCTGCGACTCATTCTGTTTAAGCCTCAGGCCTACTTCAAGTTACGAGGGGTGAAGGGAGGCTATCAGGAGAGCAGCCTTCTCAGAGAGCTGGTCACTCTCAGTGACCTGGAACCCAAAGCGGCCAACTGCACTAAG attcTTGTGTGGCACACACGAACAGAAAAACCTGTCCTGGTGAACGAAGGAAAGAAAGGCTTTACAGACCCAAACGTGGAGATCTGA
- the LOC132156028 gene encoding 2-oxoisovalerate dehydrogenase subunit alpha, mitochondrial-like, translating to MAAARGVKKLYGIGLHAIRQNTSLKATTFLQQRAFRVNGALRQQPFDSSAEKPQFPGASAEFVDHLEFIQPNVISGIPVYRVMDRQGQIINPSEDPKLSKEMVLNFYQKMTLLNTMDRILYESQRQGRISFYMTNYGEEGTHIGSAAALEPTDLVFGQYREAGVLMYRGFPLDLFMAQCYANADDLGKGRQMPVHYGCKDLNFVTISSPLATQLPQAAGAAYAVKRENSNRVVVCYFGEGAASEGDAHAGFNFSATLECPVIFFCRNNGYAISTPTNEQYRGDGIAARGPGYGLMSIRVDGNDVFAVYNATKEARRRAVAENQPFLIEAMTYRIGHHSTSDDSSAYRSVDEVNYWDKQDHPISRLRHYMTARDWWGEDEEKAWRKQSRKLVMEAFERAERRLKPNPELLFTDVYDEMIPPIAKQRDAMWQHIQQYKEHYPLDLYEK from the exons ATGGCGGCTGCTAGAGGTGTCAAGAAATTATACGGGATCGGACTTCACGCAATTCGTCAAAATACTTCGTTAAAAGCTACTACGTTTCTCCAACAAAGAGCATTTCGCGTAAAT GGAGCTCTTCGCCAGCAGCCGTTTGATTCTTCAGCAGAGAAGCCGCAGTTTCCCGGGGCCTCGGCGGAGTTTGTTGATCACCTGGAATTTATCCAGCCAAATGTGATCTCAGGAATCCCTGTGTATAGGGTGATGGACAGACAAGGCCAGATCATCAATCCGTCTGAAGATCCTAAG CTTTCAAAAGAGATGGTTTTAAATTTCTATCAGAAGATGACATTACTCAACACAATGGATCGTATTCTTTATGAGTCTCAGAGGCAG GGCCGTATCTCTTTCTACATGACCAATTATGGCGAGGAGGGCACACACATTGGAAGCGCTGCGGCTCTTGAACCTACTGATTTGGTCTTTGGCCAATACCGAGAAGCTG GTGTATTGATGTACAGAGGCTTCCCTCTGGATCTGTTTATGGCACAGTGCTATGCAAACGCTGATGACCTTGGCAAGGGCAGACAAATGCCAGTGCACTATGGCTGCAAAGATCTCAATTTTGTAACAATCTCCTCACCACTTGCCACTCAGCTCCCCCAAG CGGCCGGAGCGGCGTACGCAGTGAAGAGGGAGAACTCAAACCGTGTGGTGGTCTGTTACTTTGGAGAGGGGGCCGCCAGTGAGGGAGACGCACATGCTGGATTTAATTTTTCCGCCACACTTGAGTGTCCTGTCATATTCTTCTGCCGCAACAATGGTTACGCTATCTCCACACCGACCAATGAGCAGTACAGAGGAGATGGTATTG CTGCTCGAGGTCCAGGATATGGACTAATGTCGATACGTGTAGATGGAAATGATGTTTTTGCAGTGTACAATGCCACGAAGGAGGCACGACGTAGAGCGGTGGCTGAAAACCAGCCCTTCCTCATTGAAGCCATGACCTACAG AATCGGTCATCACAGCACCAGTGACGACAGCTCTGCATACCGCTCAGTCGACGAGGTGAACTACTGGGACAAGCAGGACCACCCCATCTCTCGCCTGCGACACTACATGACCGCCCGAGACTGGTGGGGCGAGGACGAGGAGAAGGCCTGGAGGAAACAGTCCCGAAAACTCGTCATGGAGGCCTTCGAAAGAGCCGAGAGGCGTCTGAAACCCAATCCCGAGCTGCTGTTCACGGACGTCTATGATGAGATGATTCCTCCAATAGCCAAGCAGAGAGATGCCATGTGGCAGCATATCCAGCAGTATAAAGAGCATTACCCACTTGATCTCTATGAAAAATAA